In the genome of Deinococcus hopiensis KR-140, the window ACGCTGACTTGGCGCTGGCCGTGGATGGGGCATGTTCATCAAGGGGTAGCGGCTGTTTCCCGGGAGCTCCAACCAGGTGGTCGGGGCCTTCGCGGCCTTGATGTACCGTCTCCATGACTCCAGGGCACTGCTGTGGCTGGACGTCATCAGCAGCACCGGGCTTGCGCAGGGAGGGCTCCTCCCTGCGCAAGCCCACCGTCCAGGTTGGCCGCTGCGCGGCACCTGATAAGCATTCCGGTCATTCGTGATGAAAGAACTGGATTCACCCGGGCGGAGGGGACGGATGATCCGGAAACCGTATGGGTCGTCACTGGCCTTCAGGAGACCAGCATCGTCCGGAGAGGCTCCAGGCAGAGGGCCAGCGTTGACGTTCCACCTTGAATTCAGGGTTTTGGGAAGGTCTTCTCCCAGTGTGCCGTGACGTGTACGCGCTGTCCCACCTCGATTCCCTGAAGGTGGCCTTTCGGCGCGTGAATTTCCAGGGTTCCCGGCAGGTCTGTCCGCCGGACCTCCACCCGCGCTTCTGGTCCCACGATGTGGATGCGCGTCACCTGCGCGGGAAGACTGCCCTCACGCCCCTGCGTGCTCACAGTGAGGTCATGTGGGCGAACCAGGGTCTGCTCGCGCTCCGTCTCGCGCAGCACGTTGGCTTTGCCCAGAAAGCGGTACGTGAAAGGGGTAGCGGGGTGATCGTAGACGCTTTCCGGAGGCCCTTCCTGCTCGATTCGCCCCTGGTTGAAGACGACGATGCGGTCGGCGATTTCCATGGCCTCGGCCTGGTCGTGCGTCACGAAGACGCTGGTGAGGTGGATCTCGTCGTGCAGTTGGCGCAGCCAGTCGCGCAGTTCCTGCCTCACCGCCGCGTCGAGGGCCCCGAAGGGTTCGTCCAGCAGCAGGACCCGCGGCTCCACGGCCAGTGCCCGGGCGAGGGCCACCCGTTGACGCTGCCCACCACTGAGTTGCGCTGGATAACGGGTGGCGGCCCAGTCCAGTTGAACCAGACGCAGCAGGTGCATGACCTTCTCGCGGACCACCGCCTTGGGAAGACGGGCTGCACCCCGCTTGACGTGGAGCCCAAAGGCGACGTTCTCGAACACGCTCATGTGCTTGAACAGGGCGTAGTGTTGAAACACGAAGCCGATCCCGCGCTCTCCTGGACCCGCGTGCGTCACGTCCTGCCCCGCCAGGTGAACCCGACCCGCGTCGGGGAACTCAAGCCCGGCGATGACCCGGAGCAAGGTGGTTTTGCCGCTGCCACTGGGGCCGAGCAGGGCGACCAGTTGGCCGTCCGGCACCTGAAGGGTCACGTCCGACAGGGCGGTGAACGTTCCGAACCGTTTGCTGATGTGCTGAATATCGATGCTCATAGGTCTCTTCCCGTACGAACTTCAATCAGGGTTTTCAGGCCCAGGGTGACCAAAGCAAAAAGGGCGAGGAGGGACGCGACGGCGAACGCCGCCACGGTCTGGTATTCGTTGTAGAGGATTTCCACGTGCAGCGGCAGGGTATTGGTCAGGCCGCGGATCTTCCCGGAGACGACGGAGACCGCTCCAAACTCTCCCAGCGCACGGGCGTTACACATGATGATTCCGTACAGCAGCGCCCAGCGGATGTTGGGAAGGGTGACCCGCGTGAAGGTCTGCCAGCCACCCGCGCCGAGGGTGAGGGCCGCTTCCTCATCGTCCCGGCCCTGCGCCTGCATGACGGGAATAAGCTCGCGCGCGACGTACGCAAAGGTCACGAAGGTCGTGGCCAGAATGATGCCCGCCGGGGCAAAGATGATCTTCAGGCTGTGCGCTTCGAGCCAGGGGCCGAGCCAGCCCTGCCGCCCGAACAGGAGGACGTACACCAGACCTGAGATGACGGGCGAGACCGCCAGCGGCAGGTCAATCAGGGTCAGCAGCAGGCTACGGCCTGGAAAATCGAATTTTGCGGTGGCCCACGCGGCACTCACCCCGAAGACGGTATTGAGCGGAACGGCGATCAGGACCGTGAGCAGGGAGAGGCGGACGGCGGCGAGCGCGTCCGGCGTCTCCAGGGCCTGCAGGTAGGGCGTCAGGCCGCTGTGCAGGGCCGTCACAAAGACCAAGGCGAGCGGCAACAGCAGCAGCAACCCCACCAGCAGCAGGGTCAGCCCGCACATCAGGACGGGCCAGAGGCGGGCGCCCAGGGAACGGGAGGGCGGCCGCCTCACCGGGCGCCCCGCTGACCCAGCCGGGCCTGCACCGCATTCGCCGAGAGCAGCAGCACCACCGAAACCACGAGCATGGCGACGGCGACGGCCGCTGCACCGGCGTAGTCGTACTGCTCGAGCTTGCCGACAATCAGGAGGGGCGCGATCTCGGTTTTGAAGGGCAGGTTGCCGCTGATAAACACCACCGATCCGTATTCGCCGATGGTGCGCGCCAGGGCCAACGTAAAGCCGCTGAGCAGGGCGGGGAACAGCGCGGGGAGAATCACGCGGAAAAAAGTCTGCGCCGGCGTGGCCCCCAGACTCAGCGCCGCTTCCTCGGGCTCACGTCCCATATCCTCCAGCACCGGTTGCAGGCTGCGGACCACAAAGGGAAGACCGATGAACACGAGGGCGATCACAATCCCCAGCGGCGTGTAGGCCGCCCGGACACCCACTGCCCCCAGGGGTGCCCCGACCCAACCGTTGGGGGCCAGCAGGGTGGTGAGCGTGATACCCGCCACGGCGGTGGGCAGGGCGAAGGGCAGATCAATCAGGGCGTCAATCAGGCGGCGTCCAGGCAGCCGGTAGCGCGTCAGGGTCCAGGCGATCAGCAGGCCGGTGGGCACATTGATCAGCGAGGCCACAAGCGCGGTGGTAAACGATACGCGCAGCGCCGACAGGACGCGCGGCGTGGTGACGGCGTTGAAAAAACCTTCCAGGCCGAGACCAGCGGCCTTCAGCACCAGGGCGGCGAGGGGAATCAGAACGATCAGGCTGAGGTACAGCGCCGCGTAGCCCAACGTGAGATTCAGGCCCGGCAGGACGTGCCTGCGGGCCTGCCGAGAAGCAGGAGAGATCGTGGTCACGGTCTGGCTTAACGTCCCGTGTAGACCTGGTCGAAGACGCCACCGTCCGCGAAGAACTTCTTCTGGGCGGCCCGCCAGCCACCAAACTGCGCAATGCTAAAGAGGTTGACCTTGGGGAACTGCGCGGCGTACTTCTTGGCGACGGCCTGCGACCGTGGGCGGTAGTAGTTCTTCCCGATGATTTCCTGCCCTTCGGCGGAATACAGAAACTGCAGGTACGCTTTGGAAACCTTCTCCGTCTTGTGTTTGGCGACGTTCTTGTCCACCACGGTGACTGGCGGCTCGGCCAGGATGCTGAGGCTGGGCGCGACGATCTGGAATTTGCCCTCACCGAGTTCCCGGGTGGCGAGCAGCGCCTCATTCTCCCAGGCGATCAGCACGTCACCGATGCCGCGCTCCACAAAGGTGGTGGTGCTGCCGCGCGCGCCCGAATCCAGAACGGGGACATTCTTGAAGAGTTTGGTGACGTAGTCTTTGGCGCCCGCCTCGCCCCCGTACTTTTTCACGGCCCAGCCCCAGGCCGCCAGAAAGTTCCAGCGGGCCCCCCCACTGGTTTTTGGGTTCGGCGTGATGACCTGCACGCCAGGCTTCACCAGATCTGCCCAATCTTTAATGCCTTTGGGATTGCCCTTGCGGACGAGAAACACGATGGTGCTGGTGTAGGGACTGCTGTTGTAGGCGAGCCGTTTTTGCCAGTCTTCTGCGAGGAGCCCCTTGTCCGCGATGGCGTCGATGTCGTAGCCCAGCGCGAGGGTCACCACATCGGCTTCCAGACCGTCAATAACGCTGCGTGCCTGCGCGCCACTGCCCCCGTGGGAGTTGTTGACCTTGAGCACGTCTCCGGTCTTCGCCTGCCACTGCTTGGCAAAGGCGGCGTTGATGTCCTGGTACAACTCCCGCGTGGGATCGTAGGACACGTTGAGCAGCGAGATGTTGGCCGCACCCGCGGTACCGGTGAGGAGGGCAGCGATAAAGAGTCGTTTCACGAAAAACTCCTGAGCAAGGCGCGAGGGAGAGGACGAACAAGCGCGTGACGCTGGTCCGGAGAGGGGAGGAGGCAGCGGCAGAGCGCGGGCGCCTCCACCAGAACAGGGGAGGAGGACACGCACTGAGCGCGTCCAAGATGAGGTTGTAGGGTCATCATGGACAAAATTACAATTCTTGTCAACAACTTGTTTAAAACCCTTACAGTAGGGTCCATGCGCCTTTCCAGCCTCGACGTACATGCCTTTCAGGCCGTTGGATACCTTGCCGCGCACCCAGACCGTTGGGTCAACGCGGGAGAAATCTGTCAGCGCACAGGCCTGAGCCGGACCTTTCTGGTGCGCGTCCTGGCGTGCCTGGTAAGGGGCGAGATCGTGCTTTCCAAACGCGGTACCTCTGGGGGATACCGTTTGGCCCTGCCTGCCTCAGACATCACGCTCCGCGACGTCGTCCGCCTTCTGGAACGGCCCGTTGCCCCCCTGTCCTGCGTGAGCCTCAGCAGCCCCACACAGTGCGATCAGGCCTCTTCCTGCCGCATCCGGCGGGACGTGTACGAGGAACTGCGCCAGGCCACCCACCTGCTGCTTTCCCGCTTCACTGCGGCGGATCTGGCCCTTGACCTTCTGGCGGGCGTGACGTACGAACGCTGCTTGCAGCACCTCTGGCATCCTACGGTCGAGAGCGGCGCCGTCCTGCCGCTCGCGCTTTCCTCACCTCCCCGGCTGCAACAAAATGAGTGGTAGGCCATTGAAGTAGTTGACAACTTTTATCAACTGGTCTACGGTAACAGCAACCCGGAAACGGGCCTTATCCAGAGCGGCCGAGGGAACAGGCCCCACGACGCCGCAGCAACCAGGAGACCCTTGACGACGAGCCTTTTTCACCGCCAGACACAAGCCCCTCGGCCGGGTTACCCCTGCTGTTGTTGAACAGGTCTTGTGCGGTCGGGACTCCGCGGTGCTCTCTGCCTGCCCGAAACAGACGGGAACGATAGGACCAGGAAGCTGCCCACGGCTTTCTCCCGGAAAGGAACGCTTCATG includes:
- a CDS encoding sulfate/molybdate ABC transporter ATP-binding protein — encoded protein: MSIDIQHISKRFGTFTALSDVTLQVPDGQLVALLGPSGSGKTTLLRVIAGLEFPDAGRVHLAGQDVTHAGPGERGIGFVFQHYALFKHMSVFENVAFGLHVKRGAARLPKAVVREKVMHLLRLVQLDWAATRYPAQLSGGQRQRVALARALAVEPRVLLLDEPFGALDAAVRQELRDWLRQLHDEIHLTSVFVTHDQAEAMEIADRIVVFNQGRIEQEGPPESVYDHPATPFTYRFLGKANVLRETEREQTLVRPHDLTVSTQGREGSLPAQVTRIHIVGPEARVEVRRTDLPGTLEIHAPKGHLQGIEVGQRVHVTAHWEKTFPKP
- the cysW gene encoding sulfate ABC transporter permease subunit CysW, whose amino-acid sequence is MRRPPSRSLGARLWPVLMCGLTLLLVGLLLLLPLALVFVTALHSGLTPYLQALETPDALAAVRLSLLTVLIAVPLNTVFGVSAAWATAKFDFPGRSLLLTLIDLPLAVSPVISGLVYVLLFGRQGWLGPWLEAHSLKIIFAPAGIILATTFVTFAYVARELIPVMQAQGRDDEEAALTLGAGGWQTFTRVTLPNIRWALLYGIIMCNARALGEFGAVSVVSGKIRGLTNTLPLHVEILYNEYQTVAAFAVASLLALFALVTLGLKTLIEVRTGRDL
- the cysT gene encoding sulfate ABC transporter permease subunit CysT, with translation MTTISPASRQARRHVLPGLNLTLGYAALYLSLIVLIPLAALVLKAAGLGLEGFFNAVTTPRVLSALRVSFTTALVASLINVPTGLLIAWTLTRYRLPGRRLIDALIDLPFALPTAVAGITLTTLLAPNGWVGAPLGAVGVRAAYTPLGIVIALVFIGLPFVVRSLQPVLEDMGREPEEAALSLGATPAQTFFRVILPALFPALLSGFTLALARTIGEYGSVVFISGNLPFKTEIAPLLIVGKLEQYDYAGAAAVAVAMLVVSVVLLLSANAVQARLGQRGAR
- a CDS encoding sulfate ABC transporter substrate-binding protein — protein: MKRLFIAALLTGTAGAANISLLNVSYDPTRELYQDINAAFAKQWQAKTGDVLKVNNSHGGSGAQARSVIDGLEADVVTLALGYDIDAIADKGLLAEDWQKRLAYNSSPYTSTIVFLVRKGNPKGIKDWADLVKPGVQVITPNPKTSGGARWNFLAAWGWAVKKYGGEAGAKDYVTKLFKNVPVLDSGARGSTTTFVERGIGDVLIAWENEALLATRELGEGKFQIVAPSLSILAEPPVTVVDKNVAKHKTEKVSKAYLQFLYSAEGQEIIGKNYYRPRSQAVAKKYAAQFPKVNLFSIAQFGGWRAAQKKFFADGGVFDQVYTGR
- a CDS encoding Rrf2 family transcriptional regulator — its product is MRLSSLDVHAFQAVGYLAAHPDRWVNAGEICQRTGLSRTFLVRVLACLVRGEIVLSKRGTSGGYRLALPASDITLRDVVRLLERPVAPLSCVSLSSPTQCDQASSCRIRRDVYEELRQATHLLLSRFTAADLALDLLAGVTYERCLQHLWHPTVESGAVLPLALSSPPRLQQNEW